The following DNA comes from bacterium.
CACACCGTCGGCATCGAGACACGCGCACGACCACTGCCCGAACCTGATGTCGCCCCAGTCGTGCTGCGGACTCTGGACCTTGTGCAGATAGGTCGCGAAATCGTAGCTCTGGAGCTTGACCTGGACCCCGACGCGGGCCAGCTCTCCCTGAATCGCCTGGACGATCCGTTGGTCGTACTGGGGTGACGTCGTGAACGTGAGGCTCACGCCCGACGGATAGCCGGCCTCGACAAGCAGCGCTTTCGCCTTGGACGGATCGTACGCGAAACCGGGGAGCCGGGGGTCGTAGCCCGCGTGCTGCGGCGTGAGCAGGCCGTTCAGCTTCCGCGCTTGGCCGGCCAGCAGGGCCGTGATCATCTCACGGTCGTTCAGCGCGTAGGCGATCGCTTCGCGGACCTGTCGCTTCGCGGTCGGACCTTGGCCGAGCGGGTTGAACGCGAGGTAGGCGACGCGCTCGGTCGGGCCGCTCAGCACCTGCAGCTTGGGGTTGCTCTGGATCTGCGCCACACTGTCGGGGTTCACCGACACAATGAGATCGGCGGTCCCGGCCTGGAGGTCGGCGAGCTGTGTCGCCGGCTCCGGGACCGCGCGGAACCGCACCGTGTCGAAGAACGGGCGGCCGCGCCAGTACGACGGACTCGCCCGCAGCGTGATCGTGTCCCCCTTGACCCACGTGACAAACTCGTACGGTCCGCTTCCGACGGGATGCGCGTTGAATTCGGCGTTGCCCTTCTGCTTGACGTAGTTGGCCGGCACGATGCTGAGGTTCACCAGCTGCGCGAGCAGGGCAGGATAGGGCTGAGCGGTCGTGATCTGGACCGCGGTTGGGTTCAGGACCTTGACGCTTTGGATCGCGCTGAAGTTTTGATACTGCGGGCTCTTAAGGACAGGGTCGAGGATGCGGCTAATGCTGAACGCGACGTCGGCGGCGGTCAGCGGATCCCCGTTTTGGAACTTGATCCCGGGCTGGAGTGTGAATTCCCAGGTCGTCGGGGTCAGGCTCTTCCACGACTTTGCGACGCCCGCGGCGATCCTCCCCGTGCCGGGATCTCGCGTGAGAAGGTTGTCGAAGATGTTGCGGTACACGTCGTAGCTGGCGGGGTCGTACTGCAGCGCAGGATCGAGCGTCGCCGCGTCGCTCCCTTGGTCGATCGTGAGCGCGGGCCCCGACGGGGCCCCCGCCGCCGGATGTGCCGGGGTGAAGAACGCGACCGCCAGCGCGAGCGATGACGCCACCAGCGCGGATCCAACACGGGTGCCCATGGTCGTCACGGATGCCCTCCTGAGTTGTGCCGCGCGGCCGCAGCCGGTCCGCTACGTGATGCATCCACGCGGGGATGCCCGCTGCGCCGCATGGCACGGACACGCATGCGGCGTGCGAAGTGGCCTTGAGCTGTTCGACCGACCACTTGGGGTTCGGTCGATACGGTGTGGAATCCTACCACGGAGATCCACCTCGGCGGATCCGTGGCCGAGGACGCCCACGGGTGCCGATGCCGGGAACGGCTCGGACGTTGCAGCGGCCGCTTGGGGTCTCGGTACTCGGTCAGCATGATCGCCGACGAGGCCACTGGCTAGCGCGTGGCGACGGCGGACGACGGTGCGGGACTATCCACAGCATCCTATCCACAGTGTTCACATTTTCCACGAACGGAATTTCCCGATTGCGCGTCCGTCACGATGGTGGTACCAATAGGCACGGAGGCGCAAGTCGACTGGCGAAGTAGCCGATTCAAACGTTCGCGCGCGTGGACGCCGAGAGCCGGTCGGACGTACTTCGGGGGTAACTCCGAAGGACAGTGGCGGGCGGTAGGCACCGGCGGCGGGGACCAAAGACGGTGGAAAGCCAGTAGGGCGAGCGCCTCCCGAATTTCCCACAGTCAAGGATCGGCGAGCGTCGTCGCATGGCGAGAGAGAGGTAGCTCTTCGGAGCCAACCCGGCTTGACTTGCGGCGGCCTCGCCGTAGGCGTTGTGTCCGGCTCCGGTCATCCGCTCACCACGTCAGTTGTTCGCGTTTGAGCAGCACGAGGGTGCCACTTTCGACTCCCACGACGAGATCGGGCGCGCCGCGTCCCAGCCAGTCGACCGGGGCCGGGGCGCATGAGTGCATTCCGAATCGCAGCGGCTCCCCGCTGTAGCGCAGTTGACGGGGTTGGGCGAACGTGGGCTCGCCGCGGGCCCCGACGTTCTCGAGCATCAGGATGGTCGCCTGACCGTGCGTGTGTCGGGGCGCCCCGGTCGATCCCGGAGGCAGCGACGCCCGAGCGTGCGTTCCCACGAGGAGGTCGCCGCGCCCCGAGCCTGTCCAGTCGCAGACCGCGAGCTTGACCCGCCCGAGCCCGCCGCCTCGGTCCTCGGTGAATTCGATCGGAGCGCCGCTCGCGTACCGCAACCATCGCTTCGCATCCAACGCGTCCGGACCTGCCTGGGCGAAGTCGACCAACGTTCCCGTCGCGTCCACGCACACGTATCGCCACCGTCCTTCGGGATCTCCCCACGTCGTCACGGCGGGACCCACCCGCCACACCGTCCGGAGCGGTGCCCCCGCGTATCGCAGCGGACGGGGAGGTTCCAGAACCGCCGGGTCCGTGGTGCGAGAAAAGACGAGGTGACGTCCCATGACGTCGCTTGCGAGTATCTCCGGCCGGCCGTCGCGGTTCCAGTCCGCCGCGGTTGGCGAGAGATATCCCCATTTCGCTTCCGAGGGTCCCTGGATGGAGCCCGTGGCGCCCGCCTGGACGCGGATGGGACCCGTTGTGGTTCGCAAGACCCGGGCCTCGCCGTACCGCCGCACCGAATCCGCGCCGCCGAGGTCTGGATACCAGAGCAGCCACCCTCCGCCCGTGCCGACGATGAGGTCGTGCCGACGATCTCCCGACCAGTCGCAGACCGCCGGCACAGGTTCGATGCCGGGATGCAGCGGCGGGTGGGGCTGGCAGACGGGTTCGGGATCGTCATATGCGGGCACGACGGATGAGCCGGGGCGCGGCTGCAGCCGCTGCACGAATCCGTCTTCGGCCCCGACGAGGAGCGCGGGCGGACGCGGGCGGCCGCTGCCGGAGGCCTGTGCACGCGCGACCGCAATTGGCACGTGGACATTCTGAGAGAGCGCGAGCGGGCGGCCGTCCGGACCCGCGACGGCGACGCCGGAGTCGAACTCGAGGCCCCCGCGGTGGCGGAAGAACCACAACCGGTCGAGGAAATCGCCGCAGATCAGGTCGGCGCACCCTCGGGCCACGAAGTCTCCCCACGTCGGGGCGGCCGCCCCATACACTTCAAGGGGTCGGCCGTTGTGCATGAGCGGGACCGCACGCTCGAAGCGCGGGCGGTCGCCCGTCCCGCAATTCAGCGCCGCGTACACGTGCCCCCGCAGGAGTCCCCCCCGCCACGTGCCGTCGGTCTCGTAGGGACGGTA
Coding sequences within:
- a CDS encoding ABC transporter substrate-binding protein, with the translated sequence MGTRVGSALVASSLALAVAFFTPAHPAAGAPSGPALTIDQGSDAATLDPALQYDPASYDVYRNIFDNLLTRDPGTGRIAAGVAKSWKSLTPTTWEFTLQPGIKFQNGDPLTAADVAFSISRILDPVLKSPQYQNFSAIQSVKVLNPTAVQITTAQPYPALLAQLVNLSIVPANYVKQKGNAEFNAHPVGSGPYEFVTWVKGDTITLRASPSYWRGRPFFDTVRFRAVPEPATQLADLQAGTADLIVSVNPDSVAQIQSNPKLQVLSGPTERVAYLAFNPLGQGPTAKRQVREAIAYALNDREMITALLAGQARKLNGLLTPQHAGYDPRLPGFAYDPSKAKALLVEAGYPSGVSLTFTTSPQYDQRIVQAIQGELARVGVQVKLQSYDFATYLHKVQSPQHDWGDIRFGQWSCACLDADGV